A window of the Candidatus Aminicenantes bacterium genome harbors these coding sequences:
- a CDS encoding DUF2461 domain-containing protein, which translates to MASADEFKGFSKETVKFFRELAKNNDREWFAAQRRHYDEFVLRPAQAFVVAMGERLQRLTPGINADPRANGSLFRIFRDTRFSQDKTPYKTHLGIYFWEGQGGRMECSGYYFHLEPPIMMLGGGIYIFPRPLLERFRQAALDPEYGDELAAIIRKILARPGFILGNPHYKRLPPGTDPAHANAGLLLHNGLYAAWESKIPNEFYSAALLEYCTDKFSLLQPLHRWLTDLRNGNFDF; encoded by the coding sequence ATGGCGTCAGCGGATGAATTCAAGGGGTTTTCCAAAGAGACCGTTAAATTCTTTCGCGAGCTGGCGAAAAACAACGACCGCGAGTGGTTCGCGGCCCAGCGCCGCCACTATGATGAGTTCGTGCTGCGGCCGGCCCAGGCATTTGTCGTTGCCATGGGCGAGCGGCTGCAACGCCTCACCCCCGGGATCAACGCCGACCCGCGTGCGAACGGTTCGTTGTTCCGCATTTTCCGCGACACCCGTTTCAGCCAGGACAAGACGCCGTACAAGACCCATCTGGGGATATATTTTTGGGAGGGCCAGGGGGGGCGAATGGAATGCTCGGGCTATTACTTCCACCTGGAACCGCCCATCATGATGCTGGGAGGGGGAATCTACATTTTCCCGCGCCCGCTGCTCGAGCGTTTCCGCCAGGCCGCGCTCGACCCGGAATACGGCGACGAGCTGGCTGCAATCATCAGGAAAATCCTCGCCCGGCCGGGCTTCATCCTCGGCAACCCGCACTACAAGCGCCTCCCGCCCGGGACCGATCCCGCCCATGCCAATGCCGGGCTGCTGCTCCACAACGGCTTGTATGCCGCCTGGGAATCAAAAATACCGAATGAGTTCTATTCAGCCGCGTTGCTTGAGTATTGCACCGACAAGTTCAGCTTGCTGCAACCCTTGCATCGATGGCTGACCGACCTGAGAAACGGCAATTTCGATTTTTAA
- the tsaE gene encoding tRNA (adenosine(37)-N6)-threonylcarbamoyltransferase complex ATPase subunit type 1 TsaE, whose product MDSTLLSSAPEDTQAIGRRLGLQLRGQEIILVSGDLAAGKTILIKGIASGLEIPVPEVVSPSYVLMNQYQGIHPLFHFDLYRLGGLLGARENPIDEFIGAGVVAVEWAQYLRPEYFSLAGVIVVDIATLKNNRRRLRLRTELPYITEDIFGFAKT is encoded by the coding sequence ATGGATTCCACTCTCCTTTCCTCGGCTCCTGAAGACACGCAGGCCATCGGCCGGCGGCTGGGACTCCAGCTGCGCGGGCAAGAGATTATTCTGGTCAGTGGCGACCTGGCGGCCGGGAAGACCATTCTGATCAAGGGCATCGCTTCCGGGCTGGAAATTCCCGTGCCGGAAGTGGTCAGCCCATCCTACGTGCTGATGAACCAGTACCAGGGCATCCACCCTTTGTTCCATTTCGATCTGTACCGCTTGGGCGGACTGCTCGGAGCCCGGGAAAACCCCATTGACGAGTTCATCGGCGCCGGGGTGGTGGCGGTGGAATGGGCGCAGTACCTGCGGCCCGAATATTTTTCCCTGGCCGGAGTCATCGTCGTGGACATCGCCACCCTCAAAAACAATCGTCGCCGCTTGCGCCTGCGCACGGAACTGCCTTATATCACCGAAGATATTTTCGGTTTTGCAAAAACATGA